One genomic region from Actinocatenispora thailandica encodes:
- a CDS encoding helix-turn-helix domain-containing protein, which produces MDELPIGRRVAYWRARRRMSQQLFADQIGKSKSWVDKVERGVRRLDKFSVLYEIADVLKVDPQVLFGGESHRQPDSVNCVDQVEVEEIRAALENYDQVVAFFEPPLVEQVSLDELRKAISHAWASFQHAKYGMVARSLPKLLRDAQSADAAYDDSAMTATERGTRINAAHLLAQTYQIAASVLRKLGEHELGWLAADRAIGVSHRAGDPLLAGVATFRVANAMLALGRARPALDLNVQVAHRLAPASGAEVTPQRLSVYGMLLLQGAMAAARVGDLATSRDLLRAADEAAERLGRDANHYWTVFGPTNVALHRAAAAVDLGEHGIAISTHESLDPEPFGALLPERRAHHLVDVCRAYTQLGDLDKAAELLVEADRLAPSEIRCRPHAHEVLTGVLRRSHGTPAAPLAELADHLGVAV; this is translated from the coding sequence ATGGACGAGCTGCCTATCGGGCGCCGGGTCGCCTACTGGCGGGCCCGACGAAGGATGTCCCAGCAGTTGTTCGCCGATCAGATCGGCAAGTCCAAGAGCTGGGTGGACAAGGTCGAGCGCGGCGTGCGGCGGCTGGACAAGTTCTCCGTGCTGTACGAGATCGCCGACGTGCTCAAGGTCGATCCGCAGGTCCTGTTCGGCGGTGAGAGCCACCGGCAACCGGACAGCGTCAACTGCGTCGACCAGGTCGAGGTCGAGGAGATCCGCGCCGCGCTGGAGAACTACGACCAGGTGGTCGCGTTCTTCGAGCCGCCGCTGGTCGAGCAGGTCTCGCTGGACGAGCTGCGCAAGGCGATCTCGCACGCCTGGGCGTCGTTCCAGCACGCCAAGTACGGCATGGTCGCCCGCTCGCTGCCCAAGCTGCTGCGCGACGCGCAGAGCGCGGACGCCGCGTACGACGACTCGGCGATGACCGCGACCGAGCGCGGCACCCGGATCAACGCCGCGCACCTGCTCGCCCAGACGTACCAGATCGCCGCGTCGGTGCTGCGCAAGCTCGGCGAGCACGAACTCGGCTGGCTCGCCGCCGACCGCGCGATCGGAGTCTCGCACCGGGCCGGTGACCCGCTGCTGGCCGGCGTCGCCACCTTCCGGGTGGCGAACGCGATGCTCGCGCTCGGCCGGGCCAGGCCGGCGCTGGACCTCAACGTGCAGGTGGCCCACCGGCTCGCGCCGGCATCCGGTGCCGAGGTCACCCCGCAGCGGCTCAGCGTGTACGGGATGCTGCTGCTGCAGGGCGCGATGGCCGCCGCGCGCGTCGGTGACCTCGCCACCAGCCGCGACCTGCTGCGCGCCGCGGACGAGGCGGCCGAACGGCTCGGTCGCGACGCCAACCACTACTGGACCGTGTTCGGCCCCACGAACGTGGCGTTGCACCGCGCCGCCGCGGCCGTCGACCTGGGCGAGCACGGCATCGCGATCAGCACCCACGAGTCGCTCGACCCGGAGCCGTTCGGCGCGCTGCTGCCGGAGCGCCGGGCACATCACCTGGTCGACGTGTGCCGGGCGTACACCCAGCTCGGTGATCTGGACAAGGCGGCCGAGTTGCTGGTCGAGGCGGACCGGCTGGCGCCGTCGGAGATTCGCTGCCGGCCGCACGCGCACGAGGTGCTCACCGGCGTGCTGCGGCGCAGCCACGGCACCCCGGCCGCCCCGCTGGCCGAACTGGCCGACCACCTCGGCGTCGCGGTGTGA
- a CDS encoding flavoprotein, protein MLYALVCGSPAASGVGRLVAAAQRDGWRVCVLASPSGLRFLDIPALVAQTGFPVRSEYKAPDAPDLLPQPDAIVVAPATCNTINKWAAGISDTLLLGILTEAYGRGLPIVAVPYSNRFHAAHPAFRASLDRLRDWGVRVLFGDDVCPLPLPGGAASASLPWRLALDALTPQRA, encoded by the coding sequence GTGCTGTACGCCCTGGTGTGTGGCTCGCCGGCGGCGTCCGGGGTGGGTCGGCTGGTGGCCGCGGCGCAGCGGGACGGCTGGCGGGTCTGCGTGCTCGCCTCACCGTCCGGGCTGCGGTTCCTCGACATCCCGGCGCTCGTCGCGCAGACCGGCTTCCCGGTGCGCAGCGAGTACAAGGCGCCCGACGCCCCGGACCTGCTGCCGCAGCCGGACGCGATCGTGGTTGCGCCGGCGACCTGCAACACGATCAACAAGTGGGCCGCCGGGATCAGCGACACGCTGCTGCTGGGCATCCTGACCGAAGCGTACGGGCGGGGCCTGCCGATCGTGGCGGTGCCGTACTCGAACCGGTTCCACGCCGCGCATCCGGCGTTTCGGGCCAGCCTCGACCGGCTGCGGGACTGGGGCGTGCGGGTGCTGTTCGGCGACGACGTGTGCCCGCTGCCGCTGCCCGGTGGTGCCGCCTCCGCGTCGCTGCCCTGGCGGCTCGCGCTGGACGCGCTCACCCCGCAGCGGGCCTGA
- a CDS encoding Nif3-like dinuclear metal center hexameric protein, translating into MGTVADVQDAMRQWYPERWAQPWDRVGLVVGDPADPVSRVLYCVDCVPETVDQAVEAGAELIVAHHPLLLRGVSSVATTSYKGRVVHRLIRAGIALYVAHTNADVAAPGVSDALAATLSLAELRPLVPAEDAAAGGGRGFGRIGTLPAPVPLAELTGRVAAALPATAWGIRAAGDPARLVRTVAVCGGAGDTFLDAATAAGVDAYLTADLRHHPASEHLAEGGPALLDAAHWATEWPWLAQVAAGLTDRLAVEGIVSSVVTDPWTVHAASGAAGAGPAADGGTSSTAAEGSGSEEFRS; encoded by the coding sequence GTGGGGACAGTGGCGGACGTGCAGGACGCGATGCGGCAGTGGTACCCGGAGCGGTGGGCGCAGCCGTGGGACCGGGTCGGGCTCGTCGTCGGCGACCCGGCCGATCCGGTCAGCCGGGTGCTGTACTGCGTCGACTGCGTGCCGGAGACCGTCGACCAGGCGGTCGAGGCCGGCGCCGAGCTGATCGTGGCGCACCACCCGCTGCTGCTGCGCGGCGTGTCGAGTGTCGCGACCACCAGCTACAAGGGCCGGGTGGTGCACCGGCTGATCCGTGCCGGGATCGCGCTGTACGTGGCGCACACCAACGCCGACGTGGCCGCGCCGGGCGTCTCCGACGCGCTGGCCGCGACGCTGTCGCTCGCCGAGCTGCGCCCGCTGGTACCCGCCGAGGACGCCGCGGCGGGCGGTGGTCGCGGCTTCGGCCGGATCGGTACGCTGCCGGCACCGGTGCCGCTGGCCGAGCTGACCGGCCGGGTCGCGGCGGCGCTGCCGGCCACCGCCTGGGGGATCCGGGCGGCCGGCGACCCGGCGCGACTGGTCCGGACCGTGGCGGTCTGCGGTGGGGCGGGCGATACGTTCCTGGACGCCGCGACCGCGGCCGGCGTCGACGCGTACCTGACCGCCGACCTGCGGCACCATCCGGCCAGCGAGCACCTCGCCGAGGGCGGCCCGGCATTGCTGGACGCGGCGCACTGGGCCACCGAGTGGCCGTGGCTGGCGCAGGTAGCGGCAGGGCTGACCGACCGGCTCGCCGTGGAGGGAATAGTCTCCTCGGTGGTGACCGATCCGTGGACCGTGCACGCCGCGTCCGGCGCCGCCGGCGCGGGTCCCGCCGCCGACGGCGGTACGAGTTCCACTGCCGCCGAGGGCAGCGGAAGTGAGGAGTTTCGTTCGTGA
- a CDS encoding zinc ribbon domain-containing protein: MKADPAHQRRLLDLQATDTALTQLAYRRNHLPELAELDKLDGELRAATDETVRAQTAVDDLDRDITRAERDVEQVRARAAKDRSLLDSGRGGAKELESLQHELASLGRRQSELEDVELELMEQREQAAGALAAASQQQSEVRQLRDTAEQRRDESLVQLSEQEEQRRAERDPLAAALPGDLLALYERIRANTGIGAAMLRARRCEGCRLELSGSELAQVRAAAAEEVIRHEECGRILVRTDESGL; this comes from the coding sequence GTGAAGGCCGACCCGGCGCACCAACGCCGACTGCTGGACCTGCAGGCGACCGACACCGCCCTGACCCAGCTCGCCTACCGGCGCAACCACCTGCCCGAGCTGGCCGAGCTGGACAAACTGGATGGCGAGCTACGCGCCGCCACCGACGAAACGGTCCGCGCCCAGACGGCGGTGGACGACCTGGACCGCGACATCACCCGGGCCGAACGCGACGTCGAGCAGGTGCGGGCCCGCGCGGCGAAGGACCGGTCGCTGCTGGACTCCGGGCGGGGCGGCGCCAAGGAGCTGGAGAGCCTGCAGCACGAACTGGCGTCGCTGGGCCGGCGGCAGAGCGAGCTGGAGGACGTCGAGCTGGAGCTGATGGAGCAGCGCGAGCAGGCGGCCGGCGCGCTCGCCGCCGCGAGCCAGCAGCAGTCCGAGGTGCGCCAGCTGCGCGACACCGCCGAGCAGCGGCGGGACGAGTCACTGGTGCAGCTGTCCGAGCAGGAGGAGCAGCGGCGCGCCGAGCGCGACCCGCTGGCCGCGGCGCTGCCGGGCGATCTGCTCGCGCTGTACGAGCGGATCCGCGCCAACACCGGTATCGGCGCCGCGATGCTGCGCGCCCGCCGGTGCGAGGGCTGCCGGCTGGAGCTGTCCGGTTCGGAGCTGGCACAGGTGCGCGCCGCGGCGGCCGAGGAGGTGATCCGGCACGAGGAGTGTGGCCGGATCCTGGTACGCACCGACGAGTCGGGGCTGTGA
- a CDS encoding bifunctional RNase H/acid phosphatase translates to MTRTHHERVVVEADGGSRGNPGPAGYGAAVLDADTGETLIERAAYLGINTNNVAEYSGLVAGLKAAAALGARRVAVRMDSKLVVEQMSGRWQVKHPGLRPLHAEATRLAAGFAEIGYEWIPRARNAHADALANKAMDAGEFGTVELVDVLADPSTSDGPGAAADPADPAGPDGGDAGPAGPGAGAKLPAGAAGPADPEPVGSRPERPSDAAESGAGGPGVPAPDAAPTAAGEDPVDAALRAMVGGPGVAAARPGGSVAATAAPVAGRTRLILVRHAATAQTRRGAFCGAECDPELDEIGRRQAAALADRLAVLAPDAVLVTSPQARARQTAEAIAHRLDTVPRVEPRLVEVAYGAWDGLTFDQIAVGWPAELDAWLASTSVAPPGGESMDAAGARYTEALHEVRRHQHERTVVLVGHGSMVKLMLRDVLDAGRRFLDTIQIDPAGLSVVDLFDDGNAAVPTVNDTAHLAT, encoded by the coding sequence GTGACCCGAACACACCACGAGCGGGTCGTGGTCGAGGCGGACGGCGGGTCGCGCGGCAATCCCGGCCCGGCCGGGTACGGCGCCGCCGTGCTCGACGCCGACACCGGCGAGACGCTGATCGAACGCGCCGCGTACCTGGGCATCAACACCAACAACGTCGCCGAGTACTCCGGGCTGGTCGCCGGGCTGAAGGCAGCCGCGGCCCTCGGTGCCCGCCGGGTCGCGGTCCGGATGGACTCCAAGCTCGTGGTGGAGCAGATGTCCGGCCGGTGGCAGGTCAAGCATCCCGGCCTGCGACCGTTGCACGCCGAGGCGACCCGGCTCGCTGCCGGGTTCGCCGAGATCGGTTACGAGTGGATTCCGCGGGCCCGCAACGCGCACGCGGACGCGCTGGCCAACAAGGCGATGGATGCCGGCGAGTTCGGCACCGTCGAGCTGGTCGACGTGCTGGCCGATCCGTCCACATCGGACGGTCCTGGCGCCGCCGCCGACCCGGCCGACCCGGCGGGCCCGGACGGCGGAGATGCCGGCCCGGCCGGCCCCGGCGCCGGGGCGAAGCTGCCGGCCGGTGCGGCGGGCCCCGCCGACCCCGAACCGGTGGGCTCCCGCCCGGAGCGGCCGTCCGATGCGGCGGAATCCGGTGCGGGGGGACCCGGTGTGCCGGCACCCGACGCGGCTCCGACGGCGGCCGGGGAGGATCCGGTCGACGCGGCGTTGCGGGCGATGGTCGGCGGGCCCGGTGTCGCGGCCGCGCGTCCGGGTGGTTCGGTCGCGGCGACCGCCGCGCCGGTGGCCGGCCGCACCCGGCTGATCCTGGTCCGGCACGCCGCGACCGCGCAGACCCGCCGCGGCGCGTTCTGCGGCGCCGAGTGCGACCCGGAACTGGACGAGATCGGCCGCCGGCAGGCGGCGGCGCTGGCCGACCGGCTCGCCGTCCTGGCGCCGGACGCGGTGCTGGTGACCTCGCCGCAGGCGCGGGCCCGGCAGACCGCCGAGGCGATCGCGCACCGGCTCGACACGGTACCGCGGGTCGAGCCGCGGCTGGTCGAGGTGGCGTACGGCGCCTGGGACGGGTTGACGTTCGACCAGATCGCCGTCGGCTGGCCGGCCGAACTCGACGCGTGGCTGGCGTCCACCTCGGTCGCACCGCCCGGCGGGGAGAGCATGGACGCCGCCGGGGCGCGATACACCGAGGCGCTGCACGAGGTCCGCCGGCACCAGCACGAGCGGACCGTCGTGCTGGTCGGGCACGGTTCGATGGTGAAGCTGATGCTGCGCGACGTGCTCGACGCAGGCCGGCGCTTCCTGGACACCATCCAGATCGACCCGGCCGGGCTGTCGGTGGTCGACCTGTTCGACGACGGCAACGCCGCGGTCCCCACCGTCAACGACACCGCCCACCTGGCCACCTGA
- a CDS encoding protein-tyrosine phosphatase family protein gives MSELWQDGAAGVLRLPSGRLVRGRGLARPVPAGPEPGFGVYLLGHRPPETRWPARWVRWRDFWLPADRADATAALREAWQRAATERVELACLGGQGRTGTALACLAVLDGVPAENAVDFVRSHYSPRAVETPWQRRYVRSFRA, from the coding sequence GTGAGCGAGTTGTGGCAGGACGGGGCGGCCGGGGTGCTGCGGCTGCCGTCCGGGCGGCTGGTGCGCGGTCGCGGGCTGGCGCGGCCGGTGCCGGCCGGTCCGGAACCCGGGTTCGGCGTGTACCTGCTCGGCCACCGCCCGCCGGAAACCCGGTGGCCGGCCCGCTGGGTGCGGTGGCGCGACTTCTGGTTGCCGGCCGACCGGGCCGACGCCACCGCCGCGCTGCGCGAGGCGTGGCAGCGCGCCGCGACCGAGCGGGTGGAACTGGCCTGCCTCGGTGGGCAGGGCCGCACCGGGACGGCGCTGGCCTGCCTGGCCGTTCTCGACGGGGTGCCCGCCGAGAACGCCGTCGACTTCGTGCGGTCGCACTACTCGCCGCGCGCCGTGGAGACCCCGTGGCAGCGTCGCTATGTGCGCAGTTTTCGGGCCTGA
- a CDS encoding Tex family protein, protein MAVSVNQRIAEELGVRDGQVAAAVQLLDAGSTVPFIARYRKEVTGALDDAQLRTLEERLRYLRELEERRAAVLDEIRGQGKLDEALEQQILAADSKARLEDIYLPFKPKRRTKAQIAREAGLEPLADTLLADPTQDPRQVAAGFVAEGVADAAAALDGARAILVERFAEDADLIGELRELMFTRGHLVSKVREGKEQDGAKFADYFDFAEPYPKLPSHRILALLRGEKEEVLELSFTADAPPAEGAAPAPGPTTYEQRIAARFGVRDEGRAADRWLADSVRWAWRTRILVRLGIDLRTRLFGTAEDEAVRVFAANLRDLLLAAPAGARATMGLDPGFRTGVKVAVVDPTGKVVDTATIYPHVPQRKWDASLATLAALAAKHSVELIAIGNGTASRETDRLAIDLIKQHPELPLTKVVVSEAGASVYSASAYASQELPELDVSLRGAVSIARRLQDPLAELVKIDPQSIGVGQYQHDLSYGKLSRSLDAVVEDAVNAVGVDVNTASAPLLTRVSGIGTGLAENIVLHRDANGPFASRAALKSVPRLGPKAYEQCAGFLRIRGGDDPLDGSAVHPEAYPVVRRIIERTGTAVTELLGNGRVLRALKPADFVDDTFGVPTVTDILTELEKPGRDPRPEFRTATFADGVETLGDLKPGMVLEGTVTNVAAFGAFVDIGVHQDGLVHVSALSNTFVSDPRDVVKSGDVVKVKVLDVDIARKRISLTLRLDDEPGAAGERRNGAARRGERGPRTERAGQPAARSGQQRTGQQRGDRRQPAGRGRPAPADTALADALRRAGLVKD, encoded by the coding sequence GTGGCAGTCAGTGTCAACCAGCGGATCGCCGAGGAGCTCGGGGTGCGCGACGGCCAGGTGGCCGCCGCCGTGCAGCTGCTCGACGCCGGCAGCACCGTGCCGTTCATCGCCCGGTACCGCAAGGAGGTGACCGGCGCCCTGGACGATGCACAGCTGCGCACCCTGGAGGAACGGCTGCGCTACCTGCGCGAGCTGGAGGAGCGGCGGGCCGCGGTGCTGGACGAGATCCGCGGCCAGGGCAAGCTCGACGAGGCGCTGGAGCAGCAGATCCTCGCCGCCGACTCGAAGGCCCGGCTGGAGGACATCTACCTGCCGTTCAAGCCGAAGCGGCGGACCAAGGCGCAGATCGCCCGGGAGGCCGGGCTGGAGCCGCTGGCCGACACGCTGCTGGCCGACCCGACCCAGGATCCGCGGCAGGTCGCGGCCGGGTTCGTGGCCGAGGGTGTCGCCGACGCCGCGGCCGCACTGGACGGCGCGCGGGCGATCCTGGTGGAACGGTTCGCCGAGGACGCCGACCTGATCGGCGAGCTGCGCGAGCTGATGTTCACCCGCGGTCACCTGGTGTCGAAGGTGCGCGAGGGCAAGGAGCAGGACGGCGCCAAGTTCGCCGACTACTTCGACTTCGCCGAGCCGTACCCGAAGCTGCCCTCGCACCGGATCCTCGCGCTGCTGCGCGGCGAGAAGGAGGAGGTGCTGGAGCTGTCGTTCACCGCCGACGCGCCGCCCGCCGAGGGGGCGGCACCGGCGCCCGGCCCGACCACGTACGAGCAGCGCATCGCGGCCCGGTTCGGGGTGCGCGACGAGGGGCGCGCCGCCGACCGGTGGCTCGCCGACTCGGTGCGCTGGGCGTGGCGGACCAGGATCCTGGTGCGGCTGGGCATCGATCTGCGCACCCGGCTGTTCGGGACCGCCGAGGACGAGGCGGTGCGGGTGTTCGCGGCGAACCTGCGTGACCTGCTGCTCGCCGCGCCGGCCGGCGCGCGCGCCACGATGGGGCTCGACCCGGGCTTCCGGACCGGCGTCAAGGTGGCGGTGGTCGACCCGACCGGCAAGGTGGTCGACACCGCGACGATCTACCCGCACGTGCCGCAGCGCAAGTGGGACGCATCGCTTGCCACCCTGGCCGCGCTGGCGGCGAAGCACTCCGTCGAGCTGATCGCGATCGGCAACGGGACCGCGTCGCGGGAGACCGATCGGCTCGCGATCGACCTGATCAAGCAGCACCCGGAGCTGCCGCTGACCAAGGTGGTCGTCTCCGAGGCCGGCGCGTCGGTCTACTCGGCCTCCGCCTACGCCTCGCAGGAGCTGCCGGAGCTGGACGTGTCGCTGCGCGGCGCGGTGTCGATCGCCCGCCGGCTGCAGGATCCGCTGGCCGAGCTGGTCAAGATCGACCCGCAGTCCATCGGCGTCGGGCAGTACCAGCACGACCTGTCGTACGGCAAGCTGTCCCGCTCGCTCGACGCGGTCGTCGAGGACGCGGTGAACGCGGTCGGGGTGGACGTCAACACCGCCTCGGCGCCGCTGCTGACCCGGGTGTCGGGCATCGGTACCGGGCTCGCCGAGAACATCGTGCTGCACCGCGACGCGAACGGCCCGTTCGCCTCCCGCGCGGCGCTGAAGTCGGTGCCGCGGCTCGGCCCGAAGGCGTACGAGCAGTGTGCCGGGTTCCTGCGCATCCGCGGCGGCGACGACCCGCTGGACGGCTCGGCCGTGCACCCGGAGGCGTACCCGGTGGTGCGCCGCATCATCGAGCGCACCGGCACCGCCGTCACCGAGTTGCTCGGCAACGGCCGGGTGCTGCGCGCGCTGAAACCGGCCGACTTCGTCGACGACACGTTCGGGGTGCCGACCGTCACCGACATCCTCACCGAGCTGGAGAAGCCGGGCCGCGACCCGCGGCCGGAGTTTCGTACCGCCACGTTCGCCGACGGTGTCGAGACGCTCGGCGACCTGAAGCCGGGGATGGTGTTGGAGGGCACCGTCACCAACGTGGCCGCGTTCGGCGCGTTCGTCGACATCGGGGTGCACCAGGACGGCCTGGTGCACGTCTCGGCGCTGTCGAACACCTTCGTCTCCGACCCGCGCGACGTGGTCAAGTCCGGCGATGTGGTCAAGGTGAAGGTGCTCGACGTCGACATCGCCCGCAAGCGGATCTCGCTGACCCTGCGGCTCGACGACGAGCCCGGCGCGGCCGGTGAGCGCCGCAACGGCGCGGCCCGGCGCGGTGAGCGCGGTCCGCGCACCGAACGTGCCGGTCAGCCCGCCGCCCGGTCGGGCCAGCAGCGGACCGGGCAACAGCGCGGTGATCGGCGGCAACCGGCCGGCCGCGGCCGGCCGGCGCCGGCCGACACGGCGCTCGCCGACGCGCTGCGCCGGGCCGGCCTGGTCAAGGACTGA
- a CDS encoding class I SAM-dependent methyltransferase produces MADITEYYRRGGERTRLDAGAGLLEGLRTRDILARHLPAPPATILDVGGATGAYAGWLAAAGHRVHLVDPVPEHVAVAAALPGVTAAVGDARTLPQPDASVDAVLLLGPLYHLLERADRRRAWGEALRVVRPGGPVLAATISRFASLLDGVVRGYHGDPRFRAMVDRTLATGVHRNTGPGRTWFTDAYFHRPDEPAAEAREAGLAVDRVLAVEGAVWPLGDRLDELLADPDGAWLVLDQLRKVEAEPSLLGASSHLVTVAHRPAR; encoded by the coding sequence ATGGCCGACATCACGGAGTACTACCGGCGCGGTGGCGAGCGCACCCGGCTCGACGCCGGCGCCGGCCTGCTGGAGGGGCTGCGGACCCGTGACATCCTGGCCCGGCACCTGCCCGCGCCGCCGGCCACGATCCTCGACGTCGGCGGCGCCACCGGGGCGTACGCGGGGTGGCTGGCCGCCGCCGGGCATCGCGTGCACCTGGTCGATCCGGTACCGGAGCACGTGGCGGTCGCCGCGGCACTGCCCGGCGTCACGGCCGCAGTCGGGGACGCCCGTACGCTGCCGCAGCCGGACGCCAGTGTCGACGCGGTGCTGCTGCTCGGCCCGCTCTACCACCTGCTGGAACGCGCGGACCGACGGCGCGCCTGGGGCGAGGCGCTGCGGGTGGTGCGGCCCGGCGGGCCGGTGCTGGCCGCGACGATCAGCCGGTTCGCCTCGCTGCTCGACGGTGTGGTGCGGGGCTACCACGGCGATCCACGGTTCCGGGCGATGGTGGACCGGACGCTCGCCACCGGGGTGCACCGCAACACCGGGCCGGGCCGGACCTGGTTCACCGACGCGTACTTCCACCGGCCCGACGAACCGGCCGCGGAGGCCCGCGAGGCCGGCCTGGCCGTCGACCGGGTACTCGCGGTCGAGGGCGCGGTGTGGCCGCTCGGTGACCGGCTGGACGAACTGCTGGCCGACCCGGACGGCGCTTGGCTGGTGCTCGACCAGCTGCGCAAGGTGGAGGCCGAGCCGAGCCTGCTCGGCGCCTCCAGCCACCTCGTGACCGTGGCGCACCGGCCCGCCCGATGA
- a CDS encoding peptidyl-tRNA hydrolase, with amino-acid sequence MTDAANDPRDTDPRDAAPQYVLPLVVRLERDAPPERTDALEASARAVLTFLTDPRSTEPAGEWHDAVTAWTDGRIRKVVRRARGAQWHRAEALDGLTLRHRSATVRVFPPVPLDGWPADLARLQVGGTDFDDTEPVAEPAAGVPVLWLNPALSMTAGKAMAQTGHGAQLTYAALPAAAREVWADAGFPLAVRTATPAGWRRLAAAGLPVVHDAGFTEVAPNSATVIGDHPALHR; translated from the coding sequence GTGACCGACGCGGCGAACGATCCTCGCGACACCGATCCCCGGGACGCTGCCCCGCAGTACGTGCTGCCGCTGGTGGTGCGGCTGGAGCGGGACGCGCCACCGGAACGGACCGACGCGCTGGAGGCGTCCGCGCGGGCGGTGCTGACGTTCCTGACCGACCCGCGCAGTACCGAGCCGGCGGGGGAGTGGCACGACGCGGTGACCGCGTGGACCGACGGCCGGATCCGCAAGGTGGTCCGCCGGGCCCGCGGCGCGCAGTGGCACCGCGCCGAGGCGCTGGACGGGCTGACCCTGCGGCACCGCAGCGCGACCGTGCGGGTGTTCCCGCCGGTGCCGCTGGACGGCTGGCCGGCGGACCTGGCCCGGTTGCAGGTGGGTGGGACCGACTTCGACGACACCGAGCCGGTCGCGGAGCCGGCCGCCGGCGTGCCGGTGTTGTGGCTCAACCCGGCGCTGAGCATGACCGCCGGCAAGGCGATGGCGCAGACCGGCCACGGCGCCCAGCTCACCTACGCGGCGCTGCCGGCCGCGGCGCGGGAGGTCTGGGCCGACGCCGGCTTCCCGCTGGCCGTACGGACCGCCACCCCGGCCGGGTGGCGCCGGCTCGCCGCGGCAGGGCTGCCGGTCGTGCACGACGCCGGCTTCACCGAGGTCGCGCCGAACTCGGCGACGGTGATCGGCGACCATCCGGCCCTGCACCGCTGA
- a CDS encoding peptidoglycan-binding protein, which produces MEFATMTNDPSALDRRTLFKATLGATTVAVVGTELAGSGTASATPAMPRTASAAGPFDFVVGCDQWGARPPASPIQLSGNATNKIIVHHMEFPNSTDYSLDHAKQLARDCQDLHMDTNGWADTGQHFTVSRGGYVLEGRHRSLETLEGGQQQVIAAHCPGENGNAIGIENEGTYFTETPPQALFDALTTLCVTVCRQYRLHAYDLFGHWDFRDTDCPGAAFYREFPQLRRAVQTGLGESAADAPERRWPDIWRFVGGPVVQLGQYLLIAGGAKLTASGTFDQKTIKAVQKWQSAHGIPVDPDATFTAPTWETLVPALAPGATGAAVTGAQTILAHKGYPVTATGTYDANTQAAVTAIQQLHGLPGTGSLDVTTWCAVAGGTVRAALS; this is translated from the coding sequence ATGGAGTTCGCCACGATGACCAACGACCCCTCCGCGCTGGACCGGCGCACCCTGTTCAAGGCCACCCTCGGTGCCACGACCGTCGCGGTCGTCGGTACCGAGCTGGCCGGCTCCGGCACGGCATCGGCCACGCCCGCGATGCCCCGGACCGCCTCGGCGGCCGGCCCGTTCGACTTCGTGGTCGGCTGCGACCAGTGGGGCGCCCGCCCGCCGGCGAGCCCGATCCAGCTCAGCGGCAACGCCACCAACAAGATCATCGTGCATCACATGGAGTTCCCGAACAGCACCGACTACTCGCTGGACCACGCGAAGCAGCTCGCCCGGGACTGCCAGGACCTGCACATGGACACCAACGGCTGGGCCGACACCGGGCAGCACTTCACCGTCAGCCGCGGCGGGTACGTGCTGGAGGGCCGGCACCGCAGCCTGGAAACGCTGGAGGGCGGGCAGCAACAGGTGATCGCCGCGCACTGCCCGGGCGAGAACGGCAACGCGATCGGCATCGAGAACGAGGGCACGTACTTCACCGAGACGCCGCCGCAGGCGCTGTTCGACGCGCTCACCACGCTGTGCGTCACGGTGTGCCGGCAGTACCGGCTGCACGCGTACGACCTCTTCGGGCACTGGGACTTCCGCGACACCGACTGCCCCGGTGCCGCCTTCTACCGCGAGTTCCCGCAGTTGCGGCGGGCGGTGCAGACCGGGCTCGGCGAGTCCGCCGCCGACGCGCCGGAGCGCCGCTGGCCGGACATCTGGCGGTTCGTCGGCGGGCCCGTCGTCCAGCTCGGTCAGTACCTGCTGATCGCCGGCGGCGCCAAGCTCACCGCAAGCGGCACGTTCGACCAGAAGACGATCAAGGCCGTGCAGAAGTGGCAGTCCGCGCACGGCATCCCGGTCGACCCGGACGCAACCTTCACCGCGCCGACCTGGGAGACGCTGGTGCCGGCCCTCGCGCCCGGTGCGACCGGCGCCGCGGTCACCGGCGCGCAGACCATCCTCGCCCACAAGGGCTACCCGGTCACCGCGACCGGCACCTACGACGCGAACACGCAGGCTGCGGTCACCGCGATCCAGCAGTTGCACGGCCTGCCCGGCACCGGCTCGCTGGACGTCACCACCTGGTGCGCCGTCGCCGGCGGCACGGTACGCGCGGCGCTGTCCTGA
- a CDS encoding thioredoxin family protein has protein sequence MIDTSRVRPVTDATFAAEVLGSPLPVLVDFWTDWCPPCKRLAPVLAELAAEYAGRVEFRSMDAEAEPDTARSLHVLAFPTLALYRDGELIRTVVGAQPRHQLRKLLDVG, from the coding sequence ATGATCGACACCAGCAGGGTCCGACCCGTCACCGACGCCACGTTCGCCGCCGAGGTTCTCGGCTCCCCGCTGCCGGTGCTGGTGGACTTCTGGACCGACTGGTGCCCGCCGTGCAAGCGACTCGCCCCGGTGCTCGCCGAACTCGCCGCCGAGTACGCCGGGCGGGTGGAGTTTCGCAGCATGGACGCCGAAGCGGAACCGGACACGGCGCGGTCGCTGCACGTGCTGGCCTTCCCGACGCTGGCGCTGTACCGCGACGGCGAGCTGATCCGTACGGTCGTCGGCGCGCAGCCACGCCACCAGCTCCGCAAGCTGCTCGACGTCGGCTGA